The Rouxiella sp. WC2420 region ACACCGCCGATGTTTTTAGCGCAGGCCAAAGACGATCCGATTTCCAATCCAATGAATACGGTAATCATGCAGCAGGCCTGCGATAGAATGCATGTGTCCTGTGAACTGCATCAGCTCGCCAGCGGCGGTCACGGTTTCGGCATGGGCAAACCAGGAACGCCTACCGAAATTTGGCCACATTTCTACCGCAGCTGGCTACAGCGTCTGGGCGAATTGAGTTAACTCGCTACTGCGGCTTGATTTCTGATTGTCGAGGCTGGGAAATAAAGATGCTCAATCCAGCCAGCAAAGCGAGCACTCCGCCGAGAATAAACGCGGCGGATGTGCCTTGGGTATCGGCCAATAATCCACCAAAAAAAGCACCGCAGGCGAGAGCTATCTGGAACACGCATACCATCAACGCTGAACCGCTTTCAAACATTGCAGGCGCTGCCTGATAGATCCAGATATTCAGACACACCGGCAATGCTCCGAAAGCCAATCCCCATAGAATGACCAGAATGCTGGCTGCCATTATGCTGTTACTCAGCTGAGAGGCGATTAACACTGAGCAAGCCAACAGCAGGATATTGCCCAGAAAAGCTTTTTTGACGCCGAATTCGCGCACGGTGACTTCAGTCAGGAAAGTACCGATAAGACCGGCCACGCCGTAGCCCATCAGCAACAGAGAAAGATCTGACGCCGATAAACGCACTTGAAAACGTAACCAAGGTTCAAGATAGGTGTAGGCGGAAAACTGTGCAGCGGCCATAAAAATACCAATGATCAGGCCACGGCGGACGCCTTTAATTTTCGCTACGGTTAAAAGCGAACCTAAGCCAAGTGAATTCTTCGCAGGTAAAGATGG contains the following coding sequences:
- a CDS encoding MFS transporter, which translates into the protein MTECATLGSEIQTSSLRRWLAVMSLACGTFALVNTEFLPIGLLSPIAHALNVSEGQAGWAIMLPGLVAALAAPLLMLFSRKLNRRTLLLLLSSAIILSNAIAMFAQTFPALLLGRLILGIGVGGFWAFAIPAGRRLVSEAQSSRAISLISAGVAVGTVAGVPAGAFIGELFGWRMAFTINTVLAVAVFIYQWAALPSLPAKNSLGLGSLLTVAKIKGVRRGLIIGIFMAAAQFSAYTYLEPWLRFQVRLSASDLSLLLMGYGVAGLIGTFLTEVTVREFGVKKAFLGNILLLACSVLIASQLSNSIMAASILVILWGLAFGALPVCLNIWIYQAAPAMFESGSALMVCVFQIALACGAFFGGLLADTQGTSAAFILGGVLALLAGLSIFISQPRQSEIKPQ